One Brevibacillus choshinensis genomic window carries:
- a CDS encoding aldo/keto reductase, translating into MKYRRLGKTDLSVSVVGVGTWQFGGEWGMDFSQQDVDQILNKAKELGINLIDTAECYGDHLSESLIGGYLRKDRREDWIVATKFGHHFHDKFARTNEYGAADVLQQLEQSLAALKTDYIDLYQFHSGPDEAFDNDELWTMLDKQVQAGKIRHLGLSIAKNTNLHQTQSASKVHAKTIQVVYNRLDRNPEEAVFASCEQQDLGVLARVPLASGYLSGKYKPGSVFAGNDVRHRHDQEHVANLLKQVEEIKQNEVPEGMDMAQWALAWCLRHPAVTTVIPGSKSPAQVEANAKAADLVSDEHPQAIAR; encoded by the coding sequence ATGAAGTATCGCAGACTGGGGAAGACGGATCTGTCAGTATCTGTGGTTGGCGTGGGGACATGGCAATTTGGCGGAGAATGGGGTATGGATTTTTCCCAGCAAGATGTGGATCAAATCCTGAACAAGGCAAAGGAACTGGGAATCAATCTGATCGATACGGCTGAATGCTATGGCGATCATTTGTCTGAGAGCCTGATCGGGGGATACCTGCGAAAGGATCGTCGAGAAGACTGGATCGTAGCCACCAAGTTCGGCCATCACTTTCATGACAAATTTGCCCGTACGAATGAGTATGGAGCGGCAGATGTCTTGCAACAGCTGGAGCAATCCCTGGCAGCACTGAAAACCGATTACATTGACCTGTACCAGTTCCATTCCGGTCCGGATGAAGCCTTTGACAACGACGAGCTCTGGACGATGCTAGACAAGCAGGTTCAGGCAGGGAAGATCCGGCATCTGGGCCTGTCCATCGCGAAGAATACTAACCTGCATCAAACGCAGTCCGCTTCCAAGGTGCATGCAAAAACCATTCAAGTCGTGTACAACCGGCTCGACCGCAATCCGGAGGAAGCCGTCTTTGCTTCCTGCGAGCAGCAAGACTTGGGAGTCCTTGCACGTGTGCCGCTTGCGAGCGGATACTTGAGCGGAAAGTACAAGCCAGGCTCCGTATTTGCAGGAAATGACGTCAGACATCGTCATGATCAGGAGCATGTCGCAAACCTGCTCAAACAGGTAGAAGAAATCAAGCAAAATGAGGTGCCTGAGGGGATGGATATGGCACAGTGGGCGTTGGCCTGGTGCCTGCGTCATCCCGCAGTCACAACCGTCATCCCGGGTAGCAAAAGCCCTGCCCAGGTAGAAGCGAATGCAAAAGCGGCAGATCTCGTGAGCGATGAACATCCGCAAGCGATTGCCCGATGA
- a CDS encoding thiol-disulfide oxidoreductase DCC family protein, whose product MQESKQPVQPAAILLFDGVCHMCHGAVQFILQRDPHGRIHFASLQSEKGKDLLAAYAYPDSLQSVVLIEDGVLYTRSDAILRVGRKLSGAWPTLSFLGMALPQKLRDAMYDWIARNRYRWFGQSQHCMLPTPDIRSRFLE is encoded by the coding sequence ATGCAAGAATCCAAACAGCCAGTCCAACCCGCAGCTATTTTACTTTTTGATGGCGTCTGCCATATGTGTCACGGTGCCGTTCAATTTATTCTGCAGCGTGATCCCCATGGCCGAATCCACTTTGCTTCCCTGCAATCGGAAAAAGGGAAGGACCTTCTCGCTGCCTACGCCTATCCGGACAGTCTCCAATCGGTCGTTTTGATCGAGGACGGAGTGCTATATACAAGATCGGATGCAATCCTGCGCGTAGGACGAAAGCTGAGCGGTGCATGGCCTACCCTATCGTTTTTAGGGATGGCGCTCCCGCAAAAGCTTCGTGATGCGATGTACGATTGGATCGCACGAAACCGCTATCGCTGGTTTGGGCAGTCCCAGCATTGCATGCTGCCTACTCCCGACATCCGATCTCGTTTTTTGGAATAG
- the hutH gene encoding histidine ammonia-lyase, producing the protein MNQPANVRKMDGNHLRIEDVVAIARNNVQIELTPEAIENVRNSRNMVEQIIKEQRVVYGITTGFGKFSDVMISGEDVSNLQENLIMSHACGMGDPYPAEVVRAIMALRINALAKGFSGIRVETLLHLVELCNRGVHPVIPQQGSLGASGDLAPLAHMVLVMLGRGEAEVNGQRLSGKAALEQVGLAPIRLQAKEGLALINGTQAMSAQLCLALYDSRVLMESAEVISAMTVEALRGIPKAFDPQLHLVRPHPGQQESARKLLIHLHGSERTTDQGELRVQDPYSLRCIPQVHGATRDTLEYVWTTVTRECNSVTDNPILFTETGDIISGGNFHGQPMAFAADFLAIAIAELANISERRTERLVNPQLSGLPGFLTENGGLHSGFMITQYVAASIVSENKVLCHPASVDSIPSSANQEDHVSMGTTAARKLRTVVSNTTKVLAIEYLAAAQAIEFGTGALGEGTSRAYEQIRKVIPRLTDDREMQPDLLQAENLVREGVLMWE; encoded by the coding sequence ATGAATCAGCCAGCAAATGTACGCAAAATGGATGGGAATCACCTGCGCATCGAGGATGTGGTAGCAATCGCACGAAACAATGTCCAAATTGAATTGACACCCGAAGCAATCGAAAATGTACGCAATTCGCGCAATATGGTAGAGCAAATCATCAAGGAGCAGCGCGTGGTGTACGGAATCACGACCGGCTTCGGGAAATTTTCGGATGTCATGATCTCCGGGGAAGATGTGAGCAATCTGCAGGAGAACCTGATCATGAGCCATGCTTGCGGCATGGGAGATCCTTATCCTGCGGAAGTCGTCCGCGCGATCATGGCCCTTCGAATTAACGCGCTAGCCAAAGGCTTCTCGGGTATTCGCGTCGAAACACTGCTTCATCTCGTAGAGCTGTGCAATCGCGGAGTCCATCCCGTGATACCTCAGCAGGGTTCATTGGGAGCAAGCGGAGATCTCGCCCCTCTCGCTCACATGGTTTTGGTCATGCTGGGCAGGGGGGAAGCGGAGGTGAACGGTCAGCGCTTATCTGGTAAAGCTGCTCTTGAGCAAGTGGGCCTCGCTCCGATTCGATTGCAGGCAAAAGAAGGGCTTGCCCTCATCAACGGGACACAAGCCATGTCCGCACAGCTCTGCTTGGCTCTCTACGACTCCCGCGTTCTCATGGAGAGTGCAGAGGTGATTTCCGCCATGACCGTGGAGGCACTCCGCGGAATACCGAAAGCGTTTGACCCGCAGCTGCATCTCGTTCGCCCTCATCCTGGCCAGCAGGAATCGGCACGCAAGCTGCTCATCCATCTTCATGGCAGTGAGCGTACGACCGATCAAGGCGAATTGCGCGTGCAGGATCCGTACAGCCTGCGTTGCATCCCGCAGGTGCACGGCGCAACTCGCGATACCTTGGAATACGTCTGGACAACGGTTACCCGCGAATGCAACAGTGTCACTGACAATCCGATCTTGTTTACCGAGACAGGCGATATTATCTCCGGCGGTAATTTCCACGGTCAGCCGATGGCCTTTGCAGCCGATTTTCTGGCTATCGCCATTGCAGAGCTGGCCAACATCTCGGAGCGTCGTACGGAGCGACTCGTCAATCCCCAGCTAAGCGGTCTTCCCGGATTCCTGACAGAAAATGGCGGGCTGCATTCCGGGTTTATGATTACCCAGTACGTGGCTGCTTCGATCGTCTCTGAAAATAAAGTGCTGTGTCATCCCGCATCAGTCGACTCAATCCCTTCTTCCGCCAATCAGGAGGATCATGTGAGCATGGGAACGACGGCTGCCCGAAAATTGCGGACTGTCGTTTCCAATACCACGAAGGTTCTCGCTATCGAGTACTTGGCGGCAGCGCAGGCGATTGAATTTGGTACGGGTGCGCTGGGTGAAGGTACCAGCCGCGCCTATGAGCAAATTCGCAAAGTCATCCCTCGCCTGACTGATGACAGGGAAATGCAGCCCGATCTGCTCCAAGCCGAAAATCTGGTGCGTGAGGGTGTGCTCATGTGGGAATAA